The sequence below is a genomic window from Colletotrichum destructivum chromosome 4, complete sequence.
CAGTCGCACACGTGATACCAGCCTCGGTAGTGGCCGAGTTTGGTCGCGAGGCTCTGACGAACTCGCGTTGGGTGTGTCGCAAGACGACGCGCCCTCCCCAGCAAACAGCACGGGCAACCGGTCGGTGCACCATTGGCGACCCTACATCGTACGCTACGATCTCGGGAACACATCAGACGGCATTGGCGTGACGCGCACAGTGGAGTGGAGACGGGGGACAGGTATGTTGCACGAGCCATCGGAGCCGAGCCTATATCCAGCCGTCACGTGCCAGACTGCATTCCAACTCCCTATCGCCCTTATCGCCGGGCCGCTTACCTCATCTGTCTGCCGGACACCGTGCCCCTTAACTCCAAGCTCCCGCATCTCCCGCATCTCCCGCATCACGAATGATGCGTGCAAAATAAGCGTGCGGCCGCTTCACCCGCACATGGGCCCGCTGGACTTTGGGAGCCATCTACACTACCTACCGGCATACTGACGTGACGACAGCACAATATGTTGCCTGCCCAATCCGGCAACTGAACTAACCCTGGCTCAACTTTAACTCAGAAACAACCTTCCAATGGCATCCCACCCCTCGTATCCTACTGGCAACCTTGCACAGGAATGCGGTAGTGATGCTTGCTCGTTATTGATATATAAGTCCGTGGCACCGCCATCGAGACACATTGTGATATTCCAACAACATGCCAGCTTCTTCCATCTTTTGTCTACATAAAGCAATCAAGCCAGCATTCACGGCTCGTACGAGATCCATCTACCAGTGCGCCCACATCAGCAAGCCCTCTTTATACAGAAACCACCGCTCCTCATTCAGCACCATGTCTCCGCTAGCCCCCTACGCTGAACAGCACAAGAACATCACCGGTCCCGGAGACGCCCGTCCCACGGCCATTCAAATCGTTCAAGACCAAGGCCTCGTCGGCAAATGGGCTGGCAAGgtcgccatcgtcacggGCTGCTCCCccggcggccttggtccTGAGGCCGCCAGAGCCCTTCacgtcaccggcgccgacgtctACATCACCGTCCGCGACGTTgccaagggcgaggaagTTGCCAAGGATATCCTCTCCGACGGCAAGCCCGGAAAGGTCCAGGTCATCAAGCTGGACCTCGGATCCCTCGAGAGCGTCAGGCAGGCTGTCAAGGAGTTTCTGAGCAAGTCCGACAAGTTGAACGTGCTCATCAACAATGCTGGTACGCTACGAAATAACAGCCCAGTGCATGTTTCCACACGGCGTCTAACTCGTCTTATAGGTGTTATGGCCTGCCCCAAGGCCAAGACTGTCGATGGGTTCGAAAGCCAATTCGGCACCAACCACCTCGGTAAGAACGACCATTTCGCGCTCAAAGCCGACAGCAGCTAACCCCCCAAAAAAGGTCACTTCCTCCTGTTTCAGCTCCTGAAGCCAACCCTTCTGGCATCCTCAACCCCCGAATTCAACTCCCGCGTCGTatccgtctcgtcgtcgggccACCGCCAGGGCAGGATCCAGTTCGAGGACTTCAACTTTGACCACACCGTCGAGTACCATCCCTGGACGGCTTACGGCCAGGCCAAGCTCGCCAACATTCACTTCGCCAACGAGCTCGACCGCCGCTACGGCTCAAAGGGCCTCCACGCCCTGAGCCTCATGCCGGGCGGCATCCGGACGCCGCTGCAGAGGCACGTGCCCGAGCTCATGGAGGCGCTCAACGACCCGGAGATTGCCAAGTGGATGAAGACACCCGAGCAGGGCGCCGCGACGTCggtctgggccgccgtcgccaaggagtGGGAGGGAAAAGGTGGCAGGtaccttgacgacgtcgccgaggccgaggaggtcaCACCCGAGGGCTGGGCGGCCAGGCCTGGGTACGCGCCGTCCGCCTACGATCCCCCCACGGAGAAGAGGCTGTGGACCGAGAGTCTCAAGCTGGTCgggctcgaggacgacgcgtGATCGGGCGTCAAGACGTGACGTGACGGTGGTGAAGGCTCGACATGGACATTTTGTAGAGCATTAGAATTTTTATCCTTCGATCTGTTTCTATACCCAGGCGGCGACTTTGCTGAAACGTTTGTGATCTCGCGGTGAACCGTTGTGCTCGTTCTGGCTAGACTATTGAGCCGGAATGGTGGTTGTGTCTTCGTAGGATCGGCCATCCGGCGGCATGGAAAACGTGGTTGTCGTAGGACCAAACGGAAACAAGTGTGTGGGATGTTTCCCGTCCCCAGTCTAATGTTCACATCTCACTCAAGCCAGACTGTCTAGCACACCATCTTGGTCATTAACGAGCACGTTCTTTCCCACCCGCTCTTGCGTCCCCTTGGCTTTCAATCCGACCTCGGGAGTCAGTGTCCTGCACACGAGCAAGAGTACATCAAGGATGTTGCACAATGATACCTTGTCTGGAAGATTGCACAAGTGCTCAGCCACCCTTCAAGCCATCGTAGGCTGTTGGCAGGCGACGATGGTTGAAATGAGAAGGACAATGCCACGGAGCCAAGGAGTGTGAAATGTGAGTCAGAGTCGGCTCTGGTCAATGTCTTGAAGTGGTAACAGATCACAGACAGATGCCGGCTCGTTCTTGATGAAGTCGAGGTCAACGATCAAAGTGCAGTCTTCGGTGGACGGAGCAAGCGAGGGAGGCACCACACGTTCGGTTCCACCCACAGAGGACGTGTCAGGGGGCGGGGTGGCAACCGTGCAGGCGCGTGAAATCATGCGAGACTGGCGAAGAAACCACGTTGACAACACACCCCGAAAGGCATACACTCTGGCGTCGGGGCTGGTTGTCATATGTACCATAAGGCAAGAAGAGAATTATCTGACGTTACTCTGTCCGTGTCGTTCGGTGTAGAAAGGGCGCCAGTGACCGAACTGATGGATGCGACCTGTCCATGATAGTCGAGATGCAGGATGAGAGGAGGATGAATTAGGTGACCTGAGGCTGGACCCTTTCAGAACGGCTGGCTGTATCAGAGACGATAGTCGCCCCCGTCTTAACAAATACTGAGAGCATTACATCCACTTGACGCATGACCAACTCTCTCTCAAGCCAACTCACCCTGAGGACATGGGAGTCCACATAGCTTTTCGAAAAGCGCGAGGACAAAGAGGAACGACTTCGGGAACTGAGGATGGAAGTAATCGACCCCAATGACATGGAAGAAGCAACGTCACGGAGATGCTCCATCGCAAGAACGTCGTCTGGGAGAAGACGTACGACTGGGACTAGGCCATTGATAACGTTTACTTCACGAAGCCCATCCGGTCGAGATACTATAGGAAAAAACCAAGCAGCACAGAAGCGACTTTCATGTCATCTGGTCCAACAACCACCGAGGCCTTACCGTGTCGCTGGATGCTCTCAACAAGATTGCCCCCAAGTACTCCTGCATACGCACTGTTCTCGTCGAACATCTTCGACGTCCCGAGACAGCCTCTGATACAAGCCCTGACTGCGGTGACTCAGACAGTTTCGATGAGTTTCTGGAGAAGGATGGCGTCGCGGGCCCAAAGGGAAGCAAGAGTCAAGTGTTGGACTTCTCTTGGCCATGAACAGGTGCGAATTGTATTGTTCGAAGCACAACCTTTCTAGCTCCAATCCATTCAGGCAGCATAATTCCACGCCACACCCACTCAGTTAGTGCACTTGTCCACAAACTCGGCAATCTCTCTGTTGAACCTCTCCGGCTGCTCGTAGAACAGCCAGTGCCCGGACTCGAAGACGGACTCCCTCGCCAGGCCGGGCCGGTTCTTCTCGACCCGCCGGACCGTCTCGAGCATGCCCTCGAGCGGGAAACACCCGGACCTCCGCCCCGCCATGACGAGCGTCGGCACGCTGATGGTCTCAATGGCCTCGCGATGGTCGTACCGCGTGTGGTCGGCCAACAGCCTCGCCAGCCACGTCTGATCGCACAGCGCGCTGATGCCCGTGAAGAAGTCCTCATCCCGCTTCCTCGTCTCGGGCGAAACATCGTCGTCCGGGCTGGGCTTCGCGCGGTACCCGAGGCAGCCGTCCACGAGGTCGACgtgggcggccgccgagtCGTCGATCCAGAACCGCTGCGCGGCCAGCATGCTCCGCTCGTCGTAGCACCCTGTGTGCGCCCTGCTCTCGTCCCAGCCGTCGAACGGCGAGCGGTCCTGCAGCGGGGCCTGGTCGACAAAGACAAAGCCCGCAAAgtcgggggcggcgccgaatAGCTCGACGTAGGTCCagagcacggcggcgccgatggagcagccgacggggacgatggcgacgtcgggggcggcgcggcgcaggtGAGCGACAAGGTCAtgcaggtcggcggcgagacgggcgacgTGGTAGCCGCCGCGCGTGCGGTCGGAGGAGCCGTGGCCGCGCATGTCCGGGGCAACGACCcagaggccggcggcgacgagagcgtCAAAGTTCCGGTGGAAGTAGGCGCTCGAACCGCTGAAGCCGTGCATCAGGAGGACGCACTtggtggcggaggcggcgccgaagagggGCAGGGAGGACTGGAAGGCGAGCTTGCAGccgtcgttggcgccgcAGTGGGCGTAGTGCATGCCCGAGGCCATTTTTCGAccgagtgtgtgtgtgtg
It includes:
- a CDS encoding Putative alpha/beta hydrolase-1, epoxide hydrolase, encoding MASGMHYAHCGANDGCKLAFQSSLPLFGAASATKCVLLMHGFSGSSAYFHRNFDALVAAGLWVVAPDMRGHGSSDRTRGGYHVARLAADLHDLVAHLRRAAPDVAIVPVGCSIGAAVLWTYVELFGAAPDFAGFVFVDQAPLQDRSPFDGWDESRAHTGCYDERSMLAAQRFWIDDSAAAHVDLVDGCLGYRAKPSPDDDVSPETRKRDEDFFTGISALCDQTWLARLLADHTRYDHREAIETISVPTLVMAGRRSGCFPLEGMLETVRRVEKNRPGLARESVFESGHWLFYEQPERFNREIAEFVDKCTN
- a CDS encoding Putative short-chain dehydrogenase/reductase SDR, NAD(P)-binding domain superfamily, with the translated sequence MPASSIFCLHKAIKPAFTARTRSIYQCAHISKPSLYRNHRSSFSTMSPLAPYAEQHKNITGPGDARPTAIQIVQDQGLVGKWAGKVAIVTGCSPGGLGPEAARALHVTGADVYITVRDVAKGEEVAKDILSDGKPGKVQVIKLDLGSLESVRQAVKEFLSKSDKLNVLINNAGVMACPKAKTVDGFESQFGTNHLGHFLLFQLLKPTLLASSTPEFNSRVVSVSSSGHRQGRIQFEDFNFDHTVEYHPWTAYGQAKLANIHFANELDRRYGSKGLHALSLMPGGIRTPLQRHVPELMEALNDPEIAKWMKTPEQGAATSVWAAVAKEWEGKGGRYLDDVAEAEEVTPEGWAARPGYAPSAYDPPTEKRLWTESLKLVGLEDDA